One genomic region from Deinococcus apachensis DSM 19763 encodes:
- a CDS encoding ArsR/SmtB family transcription factor, whose translation MNTATFSALAEPHRLQIVELLIEQPLTVGEIAARLQLRQPQASKHLRVLSEAGLIEVEAAANRRICALRAEPFRELDEWLGSYRQLWEGRFDRLDMYLQQLQKGKDPAATQADPPANSEDPPDHT comes from the coding sequence CTGAACACGGCGACCTTCAGCGCTCTGGCCGAACCGCACCGGCTGCAAATCGTCGAGTTGCTGATCGAGCAGCCCCTCACGGTGGGTGAGATTGCCGCCCGTCTCCAGCTTCGCCAGCCCCAGGCGTCCAAGCATCTGCGCGTCCTCAGCGAGGCGGGTCTGATCGAGGTCGAGGCGGCCGCCAACCGGCGCATCTGCGCGCTGCGGGCCGAGCCTTTTCGAGAACTGGACGAGTGGCTGGGCAGCTACCGGCAGCTCTGGGAAGGCCGCTTCGACCGGCTCGACATGTATTTGCAGCAGCTTCAGAAGGGCAAGGACCCTGCGGCAACTCAGGCTGACCCGCCCGCCAACTCCGAAGACCCGCCGGATCACACCTGA
- the pelF gene encoding GT4 family glycosyltransferase PelF, with amino-acid sequence MTHSPSNSFSLTPPPGDLRVALYTEGTYPQAHGGVSVWVDQLVRGLGEHHFAVEAITGTTFARPALDLPANVMVRQVPLWDAPVRGPRPGSARTAAVLETYAALLDALCLLDLDGFGAALRGLSDLGQAGSLTGVLEGERAARLTLEVWQGHARRQAGDRAPGRARLPLPSVSDALDVQVWLEHSLRPLATVPAGADVGHAVSNGFAALLALHGRWQQGTPFLLTEHGVYLRERYLEFRHTALSPGFKALLLRFYRLLCSLAYREAALVLPGSHYNRRWEERLGADPARIRCVYNGIDPGVFPPAGTEPEGPVVSWVGRVDPLKDLETLIRAFALVRRQTPGARLRLFGGTPAGNEGYERHCRALTADLDLGGHVTFEGRVPDITEAYRAGQVVALTSVSEGFPYTVIEAMAMGRPPVATRVGGVPEAVGEAGLIVRPRDAMGVASALTRLLGDAELRARLGQAARDRVLDLFTLDGCLDAYRRAYPAALAGGQG; translated from the coding sequence ATGACACATTCCCCCTCCAACTCCTTTTCCCTGACCCCGCCGCCCGGGGATCTGCGGGTGGCCCTGTACACCGAGGGCACCTACCCGCAGGCCCACGGCGGCGTGAGCGTGTGGGTCGATCAGCTCGTGCGCGGCCTGGGTGAACACCACTTCGCGGTGGAGGCGATCACGGGCACGACCTTCGCGCGGCCCGCCCTCGACCTGCCCGCCAACGTCATGGTGCGGCAGGTGCCGCTGTGGGACGCCCCGGTGCGCGGCCCGCGGCCCGGTTCGGCGCGGACGGCGGCGGTGCTGGAGACCTACGCGGCGCTGCTGGACGCCCTTTGCCTGCTCGACCTGGACGGCTTCGGCGCGGCCCTGCGGGGCCTGAGCGACCTGGGCCAGGCGGGCAGCCTGACGGGGGTGCTGGAGGGGGAGCGGGCCGCCCGGCTGACGTTGGAGGTGTGGCAGGGGCACGCCCGGCGGCAGGCCGGGGACCGTGCGCCCGGCCGCGCCCGGCTGCCCCTCCCCTCGGTGTCCGACGCGCTGGACGTGCAGGTCTGGCTGGAACACAGCCTGCGCCCGCTGGCAACCGTGCCCGCCGGGGCGGACGTGGGCCACGCGGTCAGCAACGGCTTCGCGGCGCTGCTCGCCCTGCACGGGCGCTGGCAGCAGGGCACGCCCTTCCTGCTCACCGAACACGGGGTGTACCTGCGCGAGCGCTACCTGGAGTTCCGGCACACGGCGCTGAGTCCCGGGTTCAAGGCGCTGCTGCTGCGCTTTTACCGCCTGCTGTGCAGCCTGGCCTACCGGGAGGCGGCGCTGGTGCTTCCCGGCTCGCACTACAACCGCCGCTGGGAGGAGCGGCTGGGCGCGGACCCCGCGCGTATCCGCTGCGTGTACAACGGGATTGACCCCGGCGTGTTCCCCCCGGCGGGGACCGAGCCAGAGGGGCCGGTCGTGAGCTGGGTCGGACGGGTGGACCCCCTCAAGGACCTGGAGACGCTGATCCGGGCCTTCGCGCTGGTGCGGCGGCAGACCCCGGGGGCGCGGCTGCGGCTCTTCGGCGGCACGCCCGCCGGGAACGAGGGCTACGAGCGGCACTGCCGCGCGCTCACCGCCGACCTGGACCTGGGGGGCCACGTCACCTTCGAGGGCCGGGTGCCCGACATCACCGAGGCGTACCGGGCGGGGCAGGTCGTGGCGCTTACGAGCGTAAGCGAGGGCTTTCCCTACACCGTCATTGAGGCGATGGCGATGGGCCGCCCCCCGGTCGCCACCCGGGTCGGCGGGGTGCCCGAGGCGGTCGGCGAGGCCGGGCTGATCGTGCGCCCGCGCGACGCGATGGGGGTGGCGAGCGCCCTGACCCGCCTGCTGGGGGACGCGGAGTTGCGCGCCCGGCTGGGACAGGCCGCCCGGGACCGGGTGCTCGACCTCTTCACGCTGGACGGCTGCCTGGACGCCTACCGCCGCGCTTACCCCGCCGCTTTGGCCGGGGGCCAGGGATGA
- a CDS encoding low temperature requirement protein A, translating to MRGSSFLGGGFVRIAGSAERGGRHASWLELFFDLVFVVAVGNLGRLLLENPSPGGVLTFLGLFVPVWWAWIGISYWVDQFELPEVAGRLLMFGQLVLSLGLAVGLPRVVEGEPALFAGSYIGMRLTLTLLYLWSWLALPEGQELDAKYTLSFALGTTLWIMSLLLPLPERYVVWGVALALEIAATIWAYVSTRELPRQVSHMDERFGLFTIIVLGESVLAVATGGEHVQGWPSAVVAACGLTLAFAVWWLYFDYADDSVINRAIRGGTRALFLSFVYGYTHLLVFASIVAASIGLERAFEDVTHAHLGGPTRLLLCGGLALFLAAVSVVQWAGPCRLPGRILGVRALTGGLVMLLAVLGGELPALAALLLLTILILALVVYEHLSLREERAPDAGGDAAPARPPAPADAGREMR from the coding sequence ATGCGGGGGTCATCTTTCCTGGGCGGCGGCTTCGTGCGGATCGCCGGAAGTGCCGAGCGCGGCGGGCGGCACGCGAGCTGGCTGGAGCTGTTCTTCGACCTGGTGTTCGTCGTCGCGGTGGGCAACCTGGGACGGCTGCTGCTGGAGAACCCCAGCCCGGGCGGCGTGCTGACCTTTCTCGGCCTCTTCGTGCCGGTGTGGTGGGCCTGGATCGGCATCAGCTACTGGGTCGACCAGTTCGAGCTGCCCGAGGTCGCCGGGCGGCTGCTGATGTTCGGCCAGCTCGTGCTGTCCCTGGGGCTGGCCGTCGGGCTGCCGCGCGTGGTGGAGGGCGAGCCCGCCCTGTTCGCCGGGTCGTACATCGGGATGCGCCTCACGCTGACGCTACTGTACCTCTGGTCGTGGCTCGCCCTGCCCGAGGGTCAGGAACTCGACGCGAAGTACACCCTGAGTTTCGCCCTGGGCACCACGCTGTGGATCATGTCGCTGCTCCTGCCCCTGCCCGAGCGGTACGTCGTGTGGGGCGTGGCGCTCGCCCTGGAGATCGCCGCGACGATCTGGGCGTACGTCAGCACCCGGGAACTGCCGCGGCAGGTCTCGCACATGGACGAGCGGTTCGGCCTGTTCACCATCATCGTGCTGGGGGAGTCGGTGCTGGCGGTGGCGACGGGCGGCGAGCACGTTCAGGGGTGGCCCAGCGCCGTCGTGGCCGCCTGTGGCCTGACCCTCGCCTTTGCCGTGTGGTGGCTGTACTTCGACTACGCCGACGACAGCGTGATCAACCGGGCGATCCGCGGCGGAACCCGGGCGCTGTTCCTGAGCTTCGTGTACGGCTACACGCACCTGCTGGTCTTCGCCAGCATCGTGGCGGCCTCAATTGGGCTGGAACGTGCCTTCGAGGACGTGACGCACGCGCACCTGGGCGGCCCCACCCGGCTGCTGCTGTGCGGCGGGCTGGCGCTCTTCCTCGCGGCGGTGAGCGTGGTGCAGTGGGCTGGGCCGTGTCGGCTACCCGGCCGGATTCTGGGCGTCCGCGCGCTGACGGGCGGCCTGGTGATGCTGCTGGCCGTCCTTGGAGGTGAGCTGCCCGCGCTGGCGGCGCTGCTGCTGCTCACCATCCTGATCCTGGCCCTGGTGGTGTACGAACACCTCAGCCTGCGGGAGGAACGTGCTCCGGATGCAGGAGGGGATGCAGCTCCCGCTCGGCCACCAGCGCCAGCCGATGCAGGCCGCGAGATGCGCTGA
- a CDS encoding SRPBCC domain-containing protein, which produces MTSTTTSPISSSVAGKVLVLERVFGAPRELVFDAFTQAEHLRQWWGPRGWDVPFCTVDLRPGGRWHYCMKCVDKNQGEFYGMESWGLGIYREIEAPGRLVYTDYFSDAEGRINESLPSTLSTLTFEEVEGGTRVITRAAYESEEALKTVMDMGMLQGVTETWDRLAEYLEARRNAACGAG; this is translated from the coding sequence ATGACCAGCACTACAACGTCCCCCATCAGTTCGAGCGTCGCTGGGAAAGTCCTCGTCCTTGAGCGCGTCTTTGGCGCACCCCGCGAGCTGGTCTTCGACGCCTTCACCCAGGCCGAGCATCTGCGCCAGTGGTGGGGTCCCCGCGGCTGGGACGTCCCTTTTTGCACCGTGGATCTGCGCCCGGGCGGCCGATGGCATTACTGCATGAAATGCGTCGACAAGAATCAGGGCGAGTTCTACGGCATGGAATCGTGGGGCCTGGGCATCTACCGGGAGATCGAAGCTCCGGGGCGCCTCGTCTACACGGACTATTTCTCGGACGCCGAGGGCAGGATCAACGAGAGCCTGCCGTCAACCCTCTCGACGCTGACCTTTGAGGAGGTCGAGGGCGGGACGAGGGTCATCACCCGCGCCGCCTACGAGTCGGAGGAGGCGCTGAAGACGGTCATGGACATGGGCATGTTGCAGGGCGTAACCGAAACGTGGGACCGCCTAGCCGAGTATCTGGAGGCGCGGCGGAACGCGGCGTGTGGGGCTGGCTGA
- a CDS encoding response regulator transcription factor: MAWLTRRQLEVLLLVARGRTDKAIARELRLSPRTVEMHMGNILASLDSLSRAEAVAGPPSWDYCRGRPASRRAFDKRRGVTLSASEGSTPDARGCFAEFTPNAAKGSA, translated from the coding sequence GTGGCCTGGCTCACCCGGCGCCAGCTCGAAGTGCTGCTCCTCGTCGCGCGCGGGCGCACCGACAAGGCCATCGCCCGGGAGCTGCGGCTCAGCCCGCGCACCGTGGAGATGCACATGGGCAACATCCTGGCGAGCCTGGACAGCCTCTCGCGCGCCGAGGCGGTGGCCGGGCCGCCGAGTTGGGATTACTGCCGCGGGAGACCGGCCTCACGTAGAGCGTTCGACAAAAGAAGAGGGGTCACCCTGAGCGCGAGTGAAGGGTCCACACCTGACGCCCGGGGATGCTTCGCGGAATTTACCCCCAATGCAGCAAAAGGCTCAGCATGA
- a CDS encoding HelD family protein, with amino-acid sequence MTVTAPHPPHPEFPAEEQHLAGTIAAFLRQIEAWEDREKNVGADLETSLTLADTAEELAAMLSVHVPAPYFGSLRVRVGGREQTLYIGKHAFRDLKGPHTVVSWESDVGSLFYSDALSWEARKGLRGTVRRRRQLDVQGKKLHRLTDLYDDEAGGDTGGRERVLLGRLSEASTAAMRDVVETLQPEQNEAMRAPAGVNTLIQGAAGSGKTTIGFHRLAWLTHSDRGAHRGAPDAMLVLMPNRVLAAYAARVLPGLNLQGVTVTTPEAWATSFLGLEKMEVTDRTLHLLLTDRDNERRKAAWRRAKALGDLRMFRVVQNHLAGKLRANLGTLTFQVTVGVRGEDRPLVLDNPVLHGLLDDVLGRVPLEGYRAAFRQALEAELLARLNLPGPDEETAVLRVLAADLTRLSGKVFAGLLPVSEGRRIVSDEGTLRNAAQGVLDERTIRVLLSDPLAAIPKPRRSHADVTELPLMLAVAALLDGVGRRIGRTLEPYDHIALDEAQDYSPLLYALLARAARPGHLTALGDLNQGLHGYKGPNNWADVQAALGGEARTRLMTLGRTYRSTRQITELGAGIAATYNRAGGVVGVDRDGGEVLRLTGDDLAALIARAVKTMQAEGHRNIAIVTRRVTDAEALVSGLQRQDVDAQPILSEQARYTGGVVILPVNLAKGLEFDGCIVAGADAGNYDPETQFESRLLYVSASRGLHRLALVAERELHPLLHPEHVPPAG; translated from the coding sequence GTGACCGTCACCGCGCCCCATCCCCCTCATCCCGAGTTCCCCGCCGAGGAGCAGCACCTCGCCGGAACGATCGCGGCCTTCCTCCGGCAGATCGAGGCCTGGGAGGACCGCGAGAAGAACGTCGGCGCCGACCTGGAAACCAGCCTGACCCTCGCGGACACGGCCGAGGAACTGGCCGCCATGCTCTCGGTCCACGTTCCCGCCCCCTACTTCGGCAGCCTGCGGGTGCGGGTGGGGGGGCGCGAACAGACCCTCTACATCGGCAAGCACGCCTTCCGCGACCTGAAGGGGCCGCACACGGTCGTCTCCTGGGAGTCGGACGTGGGCAGCCTCTTTTACAGCGACGCCCTGTCCTGGGAGGCCAGAAAAGGCCTGAGGGGCACCGTCCGGCGCCGCCGTCAGCTCGACGTTCAGGGGAAAAAGCTCCACCGCCTCACCGACCTGTACGACGACGAGGCGGGGGGCGACACGGGGGGCCGTGAGCGGGTGCTGCTCGGGCGGCTTTCGGAAGCCTCGACCGCGGCCATGCGGGACGTCGTCGAGACGCTCCAGCCCGAGCAGAACGAGGCGATGCGCGCCCCGGCGGGCGTAAACACCCTAATCCAGGGGGCGGCCGGGTCGGGCAAGACGACCATCGGTTTTCACCGCCTCGCCTGGCTCACCCACTCGGACCGAGGGGCGCACCGAGGGGCCCCGGACGCGATGCTCGTCCTGATGCCCAACCGGGTCCTGGCCGCCTACGCCGCGCGGGTCCTGCCCGGCCTGAACCTGCAGGGGGTGACCGTCACCACGCCGGAAGCCTGGGCCACCTCCTTCCTGGGACTGGAGAAGATGGAAGTCACCGACCGCACCCTGCACCTCCTGCTGACCGACCGGGACAACGAGCGGCGCAAGGCGGCGTGGCGCCGGGCCAAGGCGCTCGGGGACCTGAGAATGTTCCGGGTCGTGCAAAACCATCTGGCCGGGAAGCTGCGCGCCAACCTGGGGACGCTGACCTTCCAGGTGACGGTGGGGGTGAGGGGGGAGGACCGCCCGCTCGTCCTGGACAACCCCGTGTTGCACGGGCTCCTCGATGACGTGCTGGGCCGCGTTCCCCTGGAGGGCTACCGGGCGGCCTTCCGCCAGGCCCTCGAAGCTGAACTCCTCGCCCGGCTCAACCTGCCCGGCCCGGACGAGGAAACCGCGGTCCTGCGAGTCCTTGCCGCCGACCTCACCCGGCTGTCCGGCAAGGTCTTTGCGGGCCTTCTCCCGGTGAGCGAGGGGCGCCGGATCGTGAGCGACGAGGGGACGCTCCGGAATGCGGCTCAGGGCGTGCTCGATGAGCGGACCATCCGCGTGCTTCTCAGTGACCCGCTCGCGGCCATTCCCAAGCCCCGCCGCTCCCACGCGGACGTGACCGAATTGCCCCTCATGCTGGCGGTGGCGGCCCTGCTCGACGGGGTGGGGCGCCGCATAGGCCGAACCCTGGAGCCCTACGACCACATCGCGCTCGACGAGGCGCAGGATTACTCGCCGCTGCTGTACGCCCTGCTGGCCCGGGCTGCGCGCCCCGGCCACCTGACCGCGTTGGGGGACCTGAACCAGGGGCTGCACGGGTACAAGGGGCCGAACAATTGGGCGGACGTGCAGGCCGCGCTGGGGGGCGAGGCGAGGACCCGGCTGATGACCCTGGGCCGCACGTACCGCTCCACCCGTCAGATCACCGAGCTGGGGGCTGGGATCGCCGCGACCTACAACCGGGCCGGGGGCGTGGTCGGCGTGGACCGCGACGGGGGAGAGGTGCTGCGCCTGACCGGGGATGACCTCGCCGCGCTCATCGCCCGGGCCGTGAAGACGATGCAGGCCGAGGGGCACCGCAACATCGCCATCGTGACCCGCCGGGTGACGGACGCCGAGGCGCTCGTCTCGGGGCTCCAGCGGCAGGACGTGGACGCGCAGCCCATCCTCTCCGAGCAGGCGCGCTACACGGGCGGCGTGGTGATCCTGCCGGTGAACCTCGCCAAGGGGCTGGAGTTCGACGGGTGCATCGTCGCGGGCGCGGACGCCGGAAACTACGATCCGGAAACGCAGTTCGAGTCCAGGCTCCTGTACGTCAGCGCATCTCGCGGCCTGCATCGGCTGGCGCTGGTGGCCGAGCGGGAGCTGCATCCCCTCCTGCATCCGGAGCACGTTCCTCCCGCAGGCTGA